The Rubripirellula reticaptiva DNA window ATCCGTTGGGTTTCTTGGGGCCCGCGCCGACATTGATCGGTTTGCCATCGCCGCGAGGATTACCGTTCGCGTCGATCGGCAAGTACCAAACCGCTTGCTCGGTCGGTCCCGTGAAATAGATGCCGTGATCGAGCACCACCAAGTCGTTGCAGGAAACGCCAGAACACAAGTCGGTGCGACCGCCATCGGGGTCGATTCGTGTCACGGTCAGAGCTGTATTGCGAGCACAATAGAGACGACCTTCCGCATCGAACATCAACGCGCTGACTCCGGGCAAGTCGTCGACAAACTTGGTCGCGTGATCGGTGCCGGAAGCAATCTTCCAAATTTCGCCTCGTGGCCCATCAATAAAATACACGTCTCCGTTGGGTGCGACCGCGGGGCCTTCGGTGTATTTGTGGCCGTCACTGATCAGCTTCCACGATTCACCTTCAATCAGCCGATCTTTGAGTTCAGGGTGGTTCGAAACGTCCGACTCGATCGGCTGGTCAAAGTCTTGCCATAGCCAACGCATCGCATCGGGAAAGATCGCAGCGCCGTGTTTGCCGTTATGGCCGCCCTCGCCCCATACATTTTTGACTTGGTAACTGGCCCACTGCAGTGATGCGAGCATCGATTGATTCGCGTGCCACCAACTGCCGCCATAGATGTTCAAATCGTTGCTGCCGTCCTGCAAAAAGATCCTTAGCGGTTTGGGTTCGTACTTGCGAACCAGGGTCGCGTATTCGTTGCCGCCTCGCAGTCCTACGAATGTGCCGACCGTGCTGAACACGCGGCGGAATTGATCGCTGCGGTGCCAAGCAACGCCAAACGCCGCGATGGCGCCGCTACTGCTACCGCCGATGGCTCGCAGATTAGGATCATCGGTGATCGCGTAGGACTTGCGGACTTCGGGAATTAGTTCATCGATCAGGAACGACGCATACCGATCGCTGACCGTGTCGTATTCAAAGCTGCGATTGAATCGATCCTGAGCACCGTTGCCGCCGGGCACAACACCGGGGTTTACACAGATGGCAATCGTGACCGGCATTTCACCGCGATGGATCAGATTGTCAAAGACATGGTGGATTCGATATTCGCCTTTGTCTTGGACGTACTTTGCGCCGTCCTGGAAAACCATCAACGCGGCCGGCGACGACTTGTCGTACTGTGCAGGAACGTAAACAAAGTAGTCTCGCTCGGTGCCAGGATAAACCGTGCTGTCGGTGAATCGATGCGCTGTCACCACGCCCTGCGGAACTCCGTCTTTGGCCACCGTGTCGGGGTGAACGGGGTAGCTCTCCTGAGCAAACACCACAAGTGCTGGCAACAGGAACATGACAGCAAAAACGTGAACGCCGGTACGCGTTAGGCTTGCGGTCAAAGATCCAGCAAGCCGAAGTCTCGGGCACTGGTGAATCGCTGTGTTCATATCAAATCGCTTGGAGAGTGTGTGAATACTCGGAAGGCTTGGTGTGTGGGTCGGTCAACAAGATAGTCGAAAAGCAACGCGTCCGAGTCGCAATTCATCGCCCTGGTTCTTCACCGACAACTCAATCGAAACCAACGGCCACTCACTCAACGCCGATAGTTGGGCGTTCACGGGCGTCGCCCTTGAATAACTACTGCTTTTCGGTGGAAAGCAATTCGTAGACAGCGTCGAATGCTGGCTTCGGCTTGCGATCGCGGTTGAATAGCAGTGGATGATTGACTCTTTGCCACGGAAAATAGTTTAGCCAGCTCTGGCCGTCATGCAGGTTCCAAAATGATACGCGAGCAATCGTGTCTTGGAACTCGTCGAACAGACGGAATAGATCCACGTACTGTTGGATCATCTGTGCTTCTATATCGGCTGGCATGCCATCCTTGTAAGGATCGAACGACTTGAGCTCGTCGCGGTGCTTGTTGCCGTCTGCCCACCAGCGGCCTCGTTTGACGACGTCGATGTCAAGTTCCGACACGACAACTTTCAAACCAAGCTTTTTGAGTTCGACAAAGGTCTTGCGTAGATCGTCAAGCGAATTGTCACCGAGTTCAAAGTGGCCCTGCATTCCGTAGGCGTCGATGGGAGCTCCCTTCGCCTTCAGTTCAGTAAGGAACTCGATCAACTTCTCACGTTTGCCCGGCAAGTGGCCGTTATAGTCGTTGTAGATCAGCATCGCATCGGGATCTCCGGCTCTCGCAACCTTGAATGCGGTGACAATGAAATCCATTCCGGTCGTCCGCGAATAAACCGAGTCTCGCAGCAGGCCATCACCGCTGTCGCCAATCGCTTCATTTACCACGTCCCAATGGGTGGCCACATCTGCGTAACGATCGACAACCGTCTTCACATGCGACTCGATGCGTTGCAAGAGTATCTCTCGCGAGACGGGAGCGTCACCTTCCTTCGTCATCCATTCATCGGTGCGGTCATCTTTCGCCCAGACAAGACAGTGACCAACCATCTCAAGATCATTCTTTCGAACGAACTCCGCAAAGCGATCGCTTGCCTCGAAATTCCATCGGTCTTCCTCGGGATGAATGCCTTGCGGCTTCATGCAGTTTTCCGGGGTCAGGATTTGAAAGTGCCGACGAATCAAAGCAACGTCTTCGACATCCTGCAGCACTCGATGGCTGACTCCCACACCCATCTTGAAACGCTTTCCGACGGCATCTTTTAGGGAAGGAACAACGGCAATCGCGTCCAATCCTTCGGTGCCAAACGGATAGGTCGTGACGCCAATCTTGTCGAGCAACGCTCCATCTTCGCGATACTTGATGGTTAAGGTGTGTTTGCCAGGACTTGGTTCTAACGCAGCGATTTTGACCCATTGCCAGCCACTGGTTGTCAGTCCGTTGACCGACGCAAAGTTCTTGTCATCGAACTTCACCCAAAACGAATCGTCGTCCGCGGAAGGACAGTTCACTCTGGCGTAGACGTAGTACTTCGCGTTCTTGCTCGTCACAAATGGAATCGTCAATGCGGCGCGATCGCTATTCGGAACAGCTTGTGGACTGTTGAGACCAGTTTTGACCGCAAGGTATTGTCCGCCGGAAGCCACCGGATCGCTGCCGGTCACCCAGTCGGATCCGTAAGACGTCGCCTCTGCCTCGAACGTGAAGGTTTCGATGTCCTGGTCATCGAGAGTTGGGAAGGTTGAGTTTCCTGTTGTCCAAGCGTCGTACCAGAGTTCATGGTCAACGGTCTCAAACGGGTGTTTGGTAACCGCGGTATTCGCATCCGTTTTGCCGAGCAAAAATTTGTCCACGAATGCTTCGACTTCGGGACGTTGACTCGCAGGGAGCTGGCAATGCTGGTGACCGCCGACGATTGAAAAACCAAATCGATCACCAATGCCAAACGTCTTCCAAACTTTGTGAGCAGCCCGACAAGACACATATCCGGACTCATCCGCTAGCCATTCGTAGTCGGGATTTCCGAGGACCAGCAACGCTCGCGGAGCAACCATTGCCATCAACTCATGGTGGTCGTACGGAAGTTTTTCGACGGCGTCCGAAAACTGAAACATGTCTTCCAAGAACCATGCGCGACTTGTTTTGCCGAGCGTTTCCACGTTGCCGAGCGTCTCCGAAACTCGCCACGCCGCAGCACCTCCTCCGCCAGGTTCCTGAGTGATTGTCAGCGCAATTCGTTCGTCGAAGGCTCCGGCAAACAAAGCCATCTTTCCGGCAAACGAACAACCAGTCACCGCAAGGTGTTTGCGATCAATCGGAAGGTCATTTTCGACAAGTTCAAGGCCATCAATGATTCGACTGACTCCCCAAGGCCATGCACTGTAGGCTCCGATGTGAATCTGGTCGGGGTAGAGTCGGTTGATGGGTTCGTCGCCACGAGTTTGTGTGTGCGACATCACCTGACCAAAGTCGAAGGCAATCGTAGCGATCTTTCGGCTTTGAAAAATGTCTGCGGGCAGGCTGCCCGTTCCTCGCCCCATTCCAATCACAGCCGGAAATGGTCCGTCGCCGTCCGGTAGCTCAACGCGCGCCGTCAACGTCAGCGTTTCACCATTCTGCGTCACTTTCACGGTCAGCATGCCATCTTTGAAATCGGCAACGATGCCCTTTGGCTGAGGCGGCTTCGTGCCAATTCCGTAGTGCTCAATTTCCGTCTTGATTTCCGAACGACGACGAGCCCAGTCGTTGAATTCAGTTGAACGTCCGCTGCCGTCCGACCACGCAAATGGATCGGGAAGAGGCCGAACCGAGGGCAACTTTTCGAATTTGGGCAGCGCAGGTTTCGGGAACTCCGATCGGGCGTGCTCAACGTCATAGACAAGAGGAACGTTCTGCGCGGGACAGCTTCCGGCCGCGAAAATGAGTAGCGTGAATCGGACGATCATCGCTGAATATGTCATGTTTTCTAGCATGTACGGTGACTTTCAAAAAGATGATGGCTCGGCAGCGTTCGCAGTAACACCAATTCAGCAGTGAGAAATGCTTCGCACTAGGATGTAGGCTTACTCGTCGTGAACATGCATCATTTTCGCAAAGCAGAAGCCATGCGACTGCAACAATGCAGGCAATCTCGACAATAATGATCGAGTCATTCTATCCATTTGAAATCGCGAGATGCGAGTTTATCAATGAAGCATATTCTAGAAGCGTTTTTGCTCAGAGCTTTTTTGGTGCTGCTGACCGGTTGCTCGATAGCAGTGGCAGGCGACCCACCCCGCGAATGGATCGACGCGAAGACGGGGCATCGGGTGGTGCGACTTTCTGAGCAAGCCGGCAGCGTGAGTCTGTACTTTCATCAAAACACGTACTCTCCCGAGGGAGACAAGCTGCTGATTTCAACACCGCGCGGGCTGGAAACCGTTGACTTGCATTCGTACGAACTAAAAGTTGTCGTGCCTCGCAGTGATTTTCGGATGGGTGGCAGCAGTGGTGTCGAGATGGGACGTAAGACCCGCCACGTTTATTATGCAGCACGAACTCGCGAAGGTACGGTCGTTCGAGCGACTCACATCGACACGGGTGAAACTCGTGATCTCGTCACTCTACCGCGGGGGGCCGGTTTTAACGGTGTTAACGCTGATGAAACGTTGTTATTCGGATCGATCAGAGATTTCGAGACGGCGGACCGTTCGGGAGATCGTGATCGTTCTCGCAGCGGCCAGCGTGATTCAGAGCGGTCGATGAAGCTGTTCACTGCGGACATTGCCACTGGCGAGATTAATACCTTTCATCCATCAAAGGCGTGGCTGAATCATTTGCAGTGTTCGCCGACCGACCCAAAGTTTGGACTGTTTTGTCACGAAGGCATTTGGCAGGACGTCGATCGCGTTTGGACGATTACATTGGGAAGTGAAGACGCGAAGTTGATGCACCGTCGACAACAGCAATACGAGATCGCTGGACATGAATTTTTCAGCGCCGATGGTCAGTGGGTCTGGTACGACCTGCAAACACCGCGGGCTGATCAGTTCTGGCTCGCAGGCGTGGATGTGAAGACCGGCGAAAGAATTCGATACTCATTGAAGCGACAAGAGTGGTCCGTTCACTACAACCAATCTCAAGACGGGAAACTGTTTGCGGGTGACGGCGGTGGACCGGAAAGTGTTGCAAACCAAACACCGCTGCCAGAAAAACGACGGTTGAATCCTGCCGGCAACGGCCAATGGATTTACTTGTTTCGACCAAGCGATGAATTCACTGAAGCAACGGTCGGTGGCGAACCAGCAAAGTCGGGTACGTTGACCGCCGAGCGTCTAGTCGATCTTTCGACTCATGACTACGACCTTGAACCCAACGTCAACTTCACACCGGACGGCAAGTGGATTGTGTTTCGGTCCAACATGCACGGCGAACGGCATGTCTACATGGTGAGTGTCGAACGGGACAAGGGTGCTGGTGACACACCGGCCTTGGAATCTGCATCGCTCTCAGCCGACACCACACTCGTTCAACGCCGATTGGTGCTGATTGGCGACTCCACCGTGAAGAACGGAACTGGTCGGGGCGACGACGAACTTTTCGGCTGGGGCCAGTTCATCGACAATCACTTCGACACCAATCGCATCGAAGTCGAGAACAGGGCGCTGGGCGGTCGCAGCAGTCGGACGTATCTCACCGAAGGTTTGTGGAAGAAGTCGCTGGATCGTCTGCGCAAAGGTGACTATGTGATGATGCAATTCGGCCACAACGACGGCGGCAAGATGTTTGACGGTGATCGGCCACGAGCGTCCATCAAAGGCAACGGCGACGAATCAATCGACGGAGTGGTTGCTGAGACAGGCAAGGCGGAAACCGTTCACAGTTTCGGCTGGTATCTGCGGAAGTATATTGCGGATGCGAAAGCGAAAGGAGCCATTCCTATCGTTCTGTCGCAGGTTCCTCGCGATCGCTGGCAGGAAAGCCGCGTGATTCGTTCTGATCGTGACTACGGTTTATGGGCTAAGCAAGCTGCTGAGCAAACGGGAGCATTGTTCATCGATTTGAACGAGATTGTTTGTCGCCGGTATGAAGAGTTGGGCGAAGAGAAAGTTGGCCGTGAACTGTTCACTCCTGACGACTGGACCCATACACGCCGAGAAGGCGCCGAGATCAATGCGGCTTGCGTCGCTGAAGGAGTCGAGACGCTAAGAGATTGTTCGCTTAAAACGTTCCTGCGCGAGGACGAGGGCAAGTCTGCAGAGACTCAAAGTTCTTGGCAGTTTCATTTTGGTGACGGCCCGGCCGAATCAAGGCACTCGCACGTTCGTCCCAATGACGAATACTCCAGTCAACGTGGTTATGGATTCCTGAAAACCGACTCAGACAAGGCTGCCGTTTTTGCAATCGACATTGAAGAAGGCAATTACGCGGTGACCATGCGTTTCGGGCATGCCGATCGTTCCACGTCAACCACGATCAAAGCAGAAGCTCGTCGATTGATGTTGGAAAACGTCGAGACAGCACCAGGCGAGTTCGTGACGCGAACTTTTAGTGTTAACGTGCGGGGCCCAATGATTTCGTCTGGCAATAAAGTTGCATTAAATAGCCGCGAATTGGAAAATAACGGGCACCCCAACTGGGACGGTCGACTGACGCTTGAGTTCAATGGCAAACAGCCGCGTGTTGACGCAGTGACCATCGAGCCGGCGACTGACACGACAACGATCTTCATCGCTGGCGATTCCACCGTCACTGATCAACGCAACGAACCATACGCCGGCTGGGGGCAGATGCTAACGCGGTTCTTTAAACCAAGCGTCACGGTATCGAATTACGCTGAATCTGGATTGGCACTTCGTTCCTTCGAGTATCAACGACGACTCGAAAAGGTTCTCAGTACGATGAAGGCGGGTGATTATCTGCTGATACAGTTTGGGCACAACGACCAGAAGGATAGGCGAAAAGACGCAGGCGCTTTCACGACTTACAAGAGGAAGTTGGCGGAGTTTGTCGAAGCGGTTCGTTCGAAGCAGGGAATTCCCGTGTTAATCACATCCATGGAAAGACTACGAATGGACGAGCGAGGTAATCAAACACCAACGCTTTTCGAGTTCGCTGAGGCCGTCCGTCAAGTCGGAATGGAAAAGGATGTGCCCGTCATCGATCTCAACGCGATGAGTCTAGAATTCTACGCTGCCCTTGGGCCGAAACGAGCCACCGAAGCGTTCGTGTTTTATCCCGCGAGAACCTTTCCGGGGCAAGTCGAGGCACTGGAAGATCGCACGCATCACAATTCGTATGGAGCGTATGAATTGGCCCGTTGTGTGGTCGAAGGAATCCGCGCACAGGTCCCTGAACTGGCGGGGCATTTGGCCAACGATGTCGGAAGCTTTGATTTATCCCACCCCGATGATCCTAAGTCCTTCCATCTTTCACCAAGTCCGATGGTTCAGGTATCTAAGAAGCCGGTTGGAAACTGAACTAGCGTGATCATTGTGTCTTTATTTCTCACCCGACCAAAATGCCGTCGGTCAGCGTCAAAGCTTTCAAAGTGGGCGCGATTCGACCTAGTATCCGGTTCGTAAGGACAGAGGCGAGTTTGTTGAGACTGCTATCTTACGAAACATCTTAACCCTTCGAGGACACCGCTCGTTGCATGGGCTTTTGCGATGATCAATCGGTTTGTCCACCCTGCGGAATCGTGGACGCGGCGAACTTCGGCTGCAACGGACTCGTCGGCGTTTCCGACGACGATGCTGCAGTACCCTGCGGTTAAGGCGGCGAGGTCGTTTCCTGAATCGCCCGCAAACGTGATGGAGGCTTGGTCAGTACCGGTATGACTGGCCCACCACTGCAACGCGTACGCCTTTGAGACTCCCGTCGGCAACAAGTCGATTAGGCCGCGGCCAGTGAACGGGTCAATGCTGTCGATGACACGGTAGGGAGCCTGGTCGTGGCTGAGTTGATCTTTGATCGCAGTGACCAACTTGTTCAAGGTCGCGGCGTCACAGTAGTAGCTGATCTTGTATCGTGACTGCTTTTCGTCTTCTTGCAGTTCTAGGTTG harbors:
- a CDS encoding SMP-30/gluconolactonase/LRE family protein gives rise to the protein MNTAIHQCPRLRLAGSLTASLTRTGVHVFAVMFLLPALVVFAQESYPVHPDTVAKDGVPQGVVTAHRFTDSTVYPGTERDYFVYVPAQYDKSSPAALMVFQDGAKYVQDKGEYRIHHVFDNLIHRGEMPVTIAICVNPGVVPGGNGAQDRFNRSFEYDTVSDRYASFLIDELIPEVRKSYAITDDPNLRAIGGSSSGAIAAFGVAWHRSDQFRRVFSTVGTFVGLRGGNEYATLVRKYEPKPLRIFLQDGSNDLNIYGGSWWHANQSMLASLQWASYQVKNVWGEGGHNGKHGAAIFPDAMRWLWQDFDQPIESDVSNHPELKDRLIEGESWKLISDGHKYTEGPAVAPNGDVYFIDGPRGEIWKIASGTDHATKFVDDLPGVSALMFDAEGRLYCARNTALTVTRIDPDGGRTDLCSGVSCNDLVVLDHGIYFTGPTEQAVWYLPIDANGNPRGDGKPINVGAGPKKPNGLIVTPDRRFLMVVDAEGRYVWSYKIDSQSGELLHGQPYSYVHTPQDDMIGGADGVTMTKDGSLLVATKLGIQIIDPPGRVHLILSRPSLSGKLSNCVLAGEEMSTLYVTCGSKVFSRKTKLDGIAPWQPAVVPPKPRL
- a CDS encoding endo-1,4-beta-xylanase, translated to MTYSAMIVRFTLLIFAAGSCPAQNVPLVYDVEHARSEFPKPALPKFEKLPSVRPLPDPFAWSDGSGRSTEFNDWARRRSEIKTEIEHYGIGTKPPQPKGIVADFKDGMLTVKVTQNGETLTLTARVELPDGDGPFPAVIGMGRGTGSLPADIFQSRKIATIAFDFGQVMSHTQTRGDEPINRLYPDQIHIGAYSAWPWGVSRIIDGLELVENDLPIDRKHLAVTGCSFAGKMALFAGAFDERIALTITQEPGGGGAAAWRVSETLGNVETLGKTSRAWFLEDMFQFSDAVEKLPYDHHELMAMVAPRALLVLGNPDYEWLADESGYVSCRAAHKVWKTFGIGDRFGFSIVGGHQHCQLPASQRPEVEAFVDKFLLGKTDANTAVTKHPFETVDHELWYDAWTTGNSTFPTLDDQDIETFTFEAEATSYGSDWVTGSDPVASGGQYLAVKTGLNSPQAVPNSDRAALTIPFVTSKNAKYYVYARVNCPSADDDSFWVKFDDKNFASVNGLTTSGWQWVKIAALEPSPGKHTLTIKYREDGALLDKIGVTTYPFGTEGLDAIAVVPSLKDAVGKRFKMGVGVSHRVLQDVEDVALIRRHFQILTPENCMKPQGIHPEEDRWNFEASDRFAEFVRKNDLEMVGHCLVWAKDDRTDEWMTKEGDAPVSREILLQRIESHVKTVVDRYADVATHWDVVNEAIGDSGDGLLRDSVYSRTTGMDFIVTAFKVARAGDPDAMLIYNDYNGHLPGKREKLIEFLTELKAKGAPIDAYGMQGHFELGDNSLDDLRKTFVELKKLGLKVVVSELDIDVVKRGRWWADGNKHRDELKSFDPYKDGMPADIEAQMIQQYVDLFRLFDEFQDTIARVSFWNLHDGQSWLNYFPWQRVNHPLLFNRDRKPKPAFDAVYELLSTEKQ
- a CDS encoding oligogalacturonate lyase family protein, coding for MKHILEAFLLRAFLVLLTGCSIAVAGDPPREWIDAKTGHRVVRLSEQAGSVSLYFHQNTYSPEGDKLLISTPRGLETVDLHSYELKVVVPRSDFRMGGSSGVEMGRKTRHVYYAARTREGTVVRATHIDTGETRDLVTLPRGAGFNGVNADETLLFGSIRDFETADRSGDRDRSRSGQRDSERSMKLFTADIATGEINTFHPSKAWLNHLQCSPTDPKFGLFCHEGIWQDVDRVWTITLGSEDAKLMHRRQQQYEIAGHEFFSADGQWVWYDLQTPRADQFWLAGVDVKTGERIRYSLKRQEWSVHYNQSQDGKLFAGDGGGPESVANQTPLPEKRRLNPAGNGQWIYLFRPSDEFTEATVGGEPAKSGTLTAERLVDLSTHDYDLEPNVNFTPDGKWIVFRSNMHGERHVYMVSVERDKGAGDTPALESASLSADTTLVQRRLVLIGDSTVKNGTGRGDDELFGWGQFIDNHFDTNRIEVENRALGGRSSRTYLTEGLWKKSLDRLRKGDYVMMQFGHNDGGKMFDGDRPRASIKGNGDESIDGVVAETGKAETVHSFGWYLRKYIADAKAKGAIPIVLSQVPRDRWQESRVIRSDRDYGLWAKQAAEQTGALFIDLNEIVCRRYEELGEEKVGRELFTPDDWTHTRREGAEINAACVAEGVETLRDCSLKTFLREDEGKSAETQSSWQFHFGDGPAESRHSHVRPNDEYSSQRGYGFLKTDSDKAAVFAIDIEEGNYAVTMRFGHADRSTSTTIKAEARRLMLENVETAPGEFVTRTFSVNVRGPMISSGNKVALNSRELENNGHPNWDGRLTLEFNGKQPRVDAVTIEPATDTTTIFIAGDSTVTDQRNEPYAGWGQMLTRFFKPSVTVSNYAESGLALRSFEYQRRLEKVLSTMKAGDYLLIQFGHNDQKDRRKDAGAFTTYKRKLAEFVEAVRSKQGIPVLITSMERLRMDERGNQTPTLFEFAEAVRQVGMEKDVPVIDLNAMSLEFYAALGPKRATEAFVFYPARTFPGQVEALEDRTHHNSYGAYELARCVVEGIRAQVPELAGHLANDVGSFDLSHPDDPKSFHLSPSPMVQVSKKPVGN
- a CDS encoding HAD-IIB family hydrolase; this translates as MSKSHPIVVLATDMDGTFIPLDGNEQNRLDLHELQLELDRNHIALMYVTGRHLELVLDAVRSHGLPSPPWMICDVGASIYQSGDAGKYVLVQGYTDHLGQLVGNHDRNRIVQSLDQFGNLELQEDEKQSRYKISYYCDAATLNKLVTAIKDQLSHDQAPYRVIDSIDPFTGRGLIDLLPTGVSKAYALQWWASHTGTDQASITFAGDSGNDLAALTAGYCSIVVGNADESVAAEVRRVHDSAGWTNRLIIAKAHATSGVLEGLRCFVR